Proteins encoded within one genomic window of Oncorhynchus nerka isolate Pitt River linkage group LG9b, Oner_Uvic_2.0, whole genome shotgun sequence:
- the ltb4r2b gene encoding leukotriene B4 receptor 2b — MAKNGSSLLHYLNKSTSTSILFTKDTVEDSSIVSNDATTAIGALILGLVFLLGVPGNLFIIWSILARARQRSVTTLLILNLACADGFLMCLTIFFLMYLARQNWDFGDPMCKGLFYLCNTNMYASIFLITLMSLQRLVAVVWPHRVAALASKKMVVRAIAVLWALVFSISIPALVFRQVRYDHDEQNNTRLVCASNHSRSRYVVYQYTFETVVGFLVPYGVIVSSYVCILRRLRQTKFRRKVRSEKLILAIVVMFGIFWLPYHLNNIIQVVAEQFDDSSPTKKRLDMVWQPSRAVTSALAFISSCANPILYTFAGKSYIREDGIAFMARLFEGTSLDTGIKKGIGLKDVLSFSSTGGNAVKNEKQTLV; from the exons ATGGCTAAGAATGGCAGTTCCCTCCTCCATTATCTCAACAAGTCCACTTCCACCTCTATCCTCTTCACCAAAGACACTGTTGAGGATTCCAGCATTGTGAGTAATGACGCCACCACAGCCATAGGAGCCCTCATCTTGGGCCTGGTCTTCCTCCTCGGCGTCCCAGGAAACCTCTTCATCATTTGGAGCATCCTGGCCCGTGCCCGCCAACGCTCCGTTACCACCCTCCTCATCCTCAACCTCGCGTGCGCCGATGGCTTTCTCATGTGCCTTACCATCTTCTTCCTAATGTATCTGGCCAGGCAGAACTGGGACTTTGGCGACCCCATGTGCAAGGGGCTGTTTTACCTATGCAACACTAACATGTACGCCTCCATCTTCCTCATCACGCTGATGAGCCTGCAAAGGCTAGTTGCAGTGGTGTGGCCCCATCGAGTGGCGGCCCTGGCCAGCAAGAAGATGGTGGTGCGGGCAATAGCTGTGCTCTGGGCCCTAGTGTTCTCAATTTCTATCCCTGCTCTGGTGTTCAGGCAGGTGAGGTATGATCATGATGAACAGAACAACACCCGCCTGGTGTGTGCCTCAAATCACTCCCGGTCTCGATAT GTGGTGTACCAGTACACCTTTGAGACAGTAGTGGGATTCCTGGTTCCGTACGGGGTTATAGTGAGCAGCTACGTCTGCATCCTGAGACGCCTCAGACAGACCAAGTTCCGTCGTAAGGTCCGCAGTGAGAAACTCATCCTGGCCATCGTTGTGATGTTTGGCATCTTCTGGTTGCCATATCACCTCAATAAcataatacag GTGGTGGCTGAACAGTTTGATGACAGCTCACCAACGAAAAAGAG aCTAGATATGGTATGGCAGCCCAGTCGTGCTGTGACCTCCGCTCTAGCCTTCATCAGCAGCTGTGCTAACCCTATTCTCTACACCTTTGCTGGAAAATCCTACATCAGAGAGGACGGCATTGCCTTCATGGCTCGGCTCTTCGAGGGGACATCTCTGGACACTGGGATAAAGAAGGGAATTGGACTAAAAGATGTGTTGTCTTTCAGCAGCACTGGGGGCAATGCTGTGAAGAACGAAAAACAGACACTTGTGTAG